From Carya illinoinensis cultivar Pawnee chromosome 5, C.illinoinensisPawnee_v1, whole genome shotgun sequence, one genomic window encodes:
- the LOC122310752 gene encoding glycine-rich RNA-binding protein RZ1A-like isoform X2, with protein MSEEVEYRCFIGGLSWSTSDRALKDAFEKFGKLLEAKVVVDKFSGRSRGFGFVTFDEKDAMDDAIEAMNGMDLDGRTITVDKAQPHQGSSRDHDSDRSRDRGRDRDRNRDYGGGGGRGSNGGECFKCGKPGHFARECPSEGARGGKYGGRDDRSGGGGGGGGGRYGPDRNGDRFGGRNRDSGSRGGSGSDRYNRDRSGPYERRSAGGFRSG; from the exons ATGTCTGAGGAGGTGGAATATCGCTGCTTTATCGGTGGCCTTTCATGGTCAACATCTGACAGAGCTCTGAAAGATGCATTTGAAAAGTTTGGAAAGCTTCTTGAGGCAAAG GTAGTTGTTGACAAGTTCTCTGGGCGCTCTCGTGGATTTGGGTTTGTCACTTTTGATGAGAAGGATGCAATGGATGATGCTATTGAGGCGATGAATGGAATGGATTTAGATGGGCGGACTATTACTGTTGATAAAGCTCAGCCTCACCAAGGTTCAAGTAGAGATCATGACAGTGACCGTAGCCGTGACCGTGGTCGTGATCGTGACCGTAACCGTGActatggaggtggaggtggacgTGGATCTAATGGTGGAGAGTGCTTCAAGTGTGGGAAGCCTGGACATTTTGCGAGGGAGTGTCCAAGTGAAGGGGCAAGAGGGGGCAAGTATGGTGGAAGGGATGACAGATCTGGTGGCGGGGGCGGTGGTGGGGGTGGCCGTTATGGTCCTGATCGAAATGGAGATCGATTTGGTGGGCGCAACAGGGATTCTGGTAGTCGTGGAGGTTCTGGATCTGATCGGTACAATCGTGATCGCAGTGGACCTTATGAACGTCGTAGTGCTGGTGGCTTTCGCTCTGGATAG
- the LOC122310752 gene encoding glycine-rich RNA-binding protein RZ1A-like isoform X1 — MKSEFSNSHHDGIKGINPLPLARASPHYSAKCDIATANSTPYFVIHLPPHTPSFGISQVNPRILSFRSDSHVYRSAVLIMSEEVEYRCFIGGLSWSTSDRALKDAFEKFGKLLEAKVVVDKFSGRSRGFGFVTFDEKDAMDDAIEAMNGMDLDGRTITVDKAQPHQGSSRDHDSDRSRDRGRDRDRNRDYGGGGGRGSNGGECFKCGKPGHFARECPSEGARGGKYGGRDDRSGGGGGGGGGRYGPDRNGDRFGGRNRDSGSRGGSGSDRYNRDRSGPYERRSAGGFRSG; from the exons ATGAAAAGTGAATTCTCCAATTCCCACCACGATGGAATAAAAGGAATAAACCCACTGCCCCTGGCCCGTGCGTCTCCACACTATTCTGCTAAGTGCGATATTGCTACTGCAAATTCCACACCCTATTTTGTTATTCATCTTCCGCCGCACACGCCCTCTTTCGGAATATCGCAAGTGAACCCTCGTATTCTCTCTTTCAGATCTGATTCTCACGTCTATCG AAGTGCAGTTTTAATTATGTCTGAGGAGGTGGAATATCGCTGCTTTATCGGTGGCCTTTCATGGTCAACATCTGACAGAGCTCTGAAAGATGCATTTGAAAAGTTTGGAAAGCTTCTTGAGGCAAAG GTAGTTGTTGACAAGTTCTCTGGGCGCTCTCGTGGATTTGGGTTTGTCACTTTTGATGAGAAGGATGCAATGGATGATGCTATTGAGGCGATGAATGGAATGGATTTAGATGGGCGGACTATTACTGTTGATAAAGCTCAGCCTCACCAAGGTTCAAGTAGAGATCATGACAGTGACCGTAGCCGTGACCGTGGTCGTGATCGTGACCGTAACCGTGActatggaggtggaggtggacgTGGATCTAATGGTGGAGAGTGCTTCAAGTGTGGGAAGCCTGGACATTTTGCGAGGGAGTGTCCAAGTGAAGGGGCAAGAGGGGGCAAGTATGGTGGAAGGGATGACAGATCTGGTGGCGGGGGCGGTGGTGGGGGTGGCCGTTATGGTCCTGATCGAAATGGAGATCGATTTGGTGGGCGCAACAGGGATTCTGGTAGTCGTGGAGGTTCTGGATCTGATCGGTACAATCGTGATCGCAGTGGACCTTATGAACGTCGTAGTGCTGGTGGCTTTCGCTCTGGATAG
- the LOC122311150 gene encoding putative clathrin assembly protein At4g02650 yields MGASKIRRALGAVKDTTSIGLAKVGSSTSLADLDIAIVKATKHDEYPAEERHIREILNLTCYSGAYISACVDTLSRRLNKTRNWIVALKTLMVIQRLLSEGDTAYEQEVFFATRRGTRLLNMSDFRDSSQSNSWDYSSFVRTYALYLDERLEFRMQSRRGKRDWHSSDHDHDQEANHAGPRTTPVREMKTELIFSRVQHLQQLLERFLACRPTGVAKTNRVVIVALYPIVKESFHIYYDITEILGILVDRFMELEVIYCVRVYEVFCRVGKQFDELEMFYAWCINTGIGRSSEFPELEKITAKKLELMDEFIREKSTLAQSIKAKSQEEKKEETDQEAAEKNEEDMNAIKALPPPEGFTEALVVEEEKKEEKKEECEEAKVTQREGDLLNLGDDAITSEEHANKLALALFDGVAPPATNEAPALTWEPFNDEKSDWETALVQSTSNLSGQKATLGGGFDMLLLDGMYKQSATTAAMADSGYGTSGSASSVALGSAGKPAMLALPAPPTPEGGSTSTTSADPFAASLAVPAPAYVQMSEMEKKQKMLVEEQLMWQQYARDGMQGQIGMTKIQPHNPYNMGGYTHS; encoded by the exons ATGGGCGCAAGCAAGATCAGAAGAGCTTTAGGAGCAGTGAAGGACACGACCAGCATAGGCCTTGCAAAAGTAGGAAGCAGCACTTCCCTGGCCGACCTTGACATTGCCATTGTGAAGGCAACCAAACACGATGAATACCCGGCCGAGGAGAGGCATATTCGTGAGATACTCAACTTGACATGCTACTCGGGTGCCTACATCAGTGCTTGCGTTGACACCCTCTCCAGGCGCCTCAACAAGACCAGGAATTGGATCGTCGCACTTAAGACGCTCATGGTGATTCAGCGCCTACTATCAGAGGGGGATACTGCATATGAGCAAGAAGTATTTTTTGCAACCAGACGGGGGACTCGTCTTCTCAACATGTCAGATTTTCGTGACTCTTCCCAATCCAATTCATGGGACTATTCCTCGTTTGTTCGCACATATGCACTTTACCTCGATGAACGACTTGAGTTTAGGATGCAAAGCCGGAGGGGGAAACGCGATTGGCACAGttctgatcatgatcatgatcaggaGGCCAACCATGCTGGTCCAAGAACCACACCGGTGCGTGAGATGAAGACTGAGCTTATATTTTCTAGGGTACAACATTTGCAACAGCTCCTCGAACGCTTCTTAGCATGTCGCCCAACAG GTGTCGCAAAGACCAATCGGGTTGTGATAGTGGCTCTCTACCCAATTGTGAAAGAGAGTTTCCACATATATTACGACATAACAGAAATATTGGGTATCTTAGTCGACCGTTTCATGGAGCTAGAGGTCATCTATTGCGTGAGGGTCTACGAGGTCTTTTGCCGTGTTGGCAAGCAGTTTGACGAGCTTGAAATGTTCTACGCCTGGTGCATCAATACAGGAATTGGGCGTTCTTCTGAATTCCCTGAACTTGAGAAAATTACTGCAAAGAAACTTGAGCTCATGGATGAGTTCATCCGAGAGAAGTCGACTTTGGCGCAAAGCATAAAAGCAAAGTctcaagaagagaaaaaggaagagactGATCAAGAGGCTgcagaaaaaaatgaagaagatatgAACGCGATAAAGGCCCTACCACCACCAGAGGGTTTCACTGAAGCCTTAGTAGTtgaggaagagaaaaaggaagaaaaaaaagaagagtgtGAGGAAGCCAAAGTTACACAACGAGAGGGTGATCTGTTGAACCTAGGAGATGACGCCATAACAAGCGAAGAACATGCAAACAAACTAGCCTTAGCCTTATTTGATGGCGTTGCGCCACCGGCAACAAACGAAGCGCCAGCTCTTACCTGGGAGCCCTTCAATGACGAGAAATCAGACTGGGAGACAGCGTTGGTTCAATCAACAAGCAATCTCTCAGGTCAGAAGGCGACACTTGGCGGCGGTTTTGACATGTTGTTGCTCGACGGTATGTATAAACAGTCGGCCACAACTGCAGCCATGGCCGATTCAGGTTATGGGACGAGTGGGAGTGCGAGTAGCGTGGCACTTGGATCAGCCGGAAAACCAGCAATGCTGGCATTGCCGGCACCACCAACACCAGAGGGTGGTTCAACTTCTACAACAAGTGCAGATCCATTTGCGGCGTCACTAGCAGTGCCAGCCCCGGCGTATGTGCAAATGTCGGAGATGGAGAAAAAGCAGAAGATGTTGGTGGAAGAACAGTTGATGTGGCAACAGTACGCAAGGGATGGGATGCAAGGGCAGATTGGAATGACAAAGATACAACCCCACAATCCTTACAACATGGGAGGCTACACACACAGCTAG
- the LOC122309480 gene encoding vacuolar iron transporter homolog 4-like — MAAAGVDNDQVLSLDHVRIAVHDAKDHMEKKQCQGAEDESFDYYQRAQWLHAAVLEATDGLVSIASLMMGVGAVKKEFRAMLLPGFAGLVAGACSMAIGEFVSVYTQYDIEMAQLKREKKSRKTGDDDVQDIKEDMDKEKLPNPVQAAFASALSFSVGGLVPLLAAAVVKGHKVRLELVVGVASFTLIVFGVIGAKLGRTPVGRSCARLLVGGWMAMAITFGMTKFIGSGGLEL, encoded by the coding sequence ATGGCTGCCGCTGGAGTAGATAATGACCAAGTACTGTCGCTTGACCATGTAAGAATTGCAGTTCACGATGCGAAAGATCATATGGAGAAAAAACAATGCCAAGGGGCTGAAGATGAGAGTTTTGACTACTATCAAAGAGCACAGTGGCTTCATGCTGCTGTTTTGGAAGCCACAGATGGGCTAGTTTCTATTGCATCGTTAATGATGGGCGTGGGAGctgttaaaaaagaattcaGAGCCATGCTGCTTCCTGGATTCGCAGGGTTAGTTGCTGGGGCATGCAGTATGGCAATAGGAGAATTTGTCTCCGTTTACACTCAATACGACATAGAGATGGCTCAgttgaaaagagagaagaaaagcaGAAAGACCGGAGATGATGATGTGCAGGATATTAAAGAAGATATGGACAAGGAGAAGCTCCCGAATCCGGTGCAAGCTGCGTTTGCGTCGGCACTTTCATTTTCAGTGGGAGGATTGGTGCCACTGCTGGCTGCTGCGGTTGTAAAGGGTCATAAAGTGAGGCTTGAGTTGGTGGTTGGAGTGGCTAGCTTCACATTAATTGTGTTCGGAGTGATAGGAGCAAAGCTTGGGAGGACTCCTGTGGGAAGGTCCTGTGCCAGGCTGCTTGTTGGAGGATGGATGGCTATGGCTATTACTTTTGGGATGACCAAGTTTATTGGATCCGGTGGATTGGAATTGTGA
- the LOC122311152 gene encoding peroxidase 43 produces the protein MSIHLVLVLALFIGISKGQLRIDFYAETCPEAESIVRAVVQDAILSKANTAAALLRLHFHDCFVEGCDGSILIENGPNAERHAFGHQGVVGFEVIEKAKAELETVCRGVVSCADIVALAARDAIALANGPAYQVPTGRRDGRVSNVSLAAEMPDVSDTIQQLKAKFLQKGLTEKDLVLLSAAHTVGTTACFFMTRRLYNFFPAGGGADPAINPVFLPELRARCPQNGDVNSRLPIDRGSEQTFDKHILQNIRDGFAVLESDARLNDDETTKSIIDSYFGFLNPLFGPSFEADFVESIVKMGQIGVKTGSRGGIRHVCASFN, from the exons ATGTCAATTCATTTGGTTCTCGTACTTGCACTTTTTATTGGGATTTCTAAGGGTCAACTCAGAATCGATTTCTACGCTGAAACATGCCCGGAGGCCGAGTCCATAGTCCGTGCTGTTGTCCAGGATGCCATTCTCTCTAAAGCTAACACAGCCGCCGCCTTGCTCAGGCTCCACTTCCATGACTGCTTTGttgag GGCTGTGATGGTTCAATCTTGATCGAAAATGGTCCAAACGCGGAGAGACATGCATTTGGACATCAAGGCGTTGTAGGGTTTGAAGTGATAGAGAAGGCCAAAGCAGAGTTGGAAACAGTATGTCGAGGCGTGGTTTCTTGCGCGGACATCGTGGCGTTAGCAGCTCGAGATGCCATAGCCTTG GCAAATGGACCAGCTTACCAAGTTCCAACGGGCCGCAGAGATGGCCGGGTTTCCAACGTCTCATTGGCAGCTGAAATGCCGGACGTTAGTGATACAATTCAGCAACTTAAGGCCAAATTTTTGCAGAAGGGACTCACGGAGAAAGACCTAGTGCTTCTCAGTG CCGCACATACGGTGGGAACAACAGCATGCTTCTTCATGACAAGGCGGCTTTACAACTTTTTCCCAGCAGGTGGAGGAGCGGATCCAGCTATCAACCCTGTTTTTCTTCCAGAGTTAAGGGCCAGGTGCCCCCAAAATGGAGACGTTAATTCGCGATTGCCAATCGATCGTGGGAGTGAGCAGACATTTGATAAGCATATTTTGCAGAACATAAGGGACGGGTTTGCTGTGCTAGAATCTGATGCTAGACTTAATGACGATGAGACAACCAAGAGTATAATAGACTCCTACTTTGGTTTCCTCAATCCATTATTTGGACCATCTTTTGAGGCAGATTTTGTGGAATCCATCGTAAAGATGGGCCAGATTGGCGTCAAGACTGGTTCCCGTGGGGGGATTAGGCATGTATGTGCATCTTTTAATTGA